From a region of the Spelaeicoccus albus genome:
- a CDS encoding MFS transporter, whose protein sequence is MTKQRGIGLTLSALSLGTALNPLNSSMIAVALVVLRGDFDLSVATVTWVITSFYLTSAAAQPLMGRLADRFGPKRLFIIGMAIVAVTCALAGFSPNFLLVCIARVFMGIGTATAFPSAVAMVGELSRIAGVHSTKPLGYIQVANTAGAAIGPVVGGLLVSLVGWQALFFINVPLALAALISVQRLAPADDARDHGTVGAAVRDSDIPGIATFIAALVSLMLAALNPLPDLRWILLGVGIAAAALFTWRELRFSGPFLDVRLLAANRPLLTMYVCFAVFNGVYYCAFFGLPQLLQEAGGYGAGVVGLLMLPLAAISVFLTPAAVRSINRRGVKPVLVAGVIGLGVASALLWLLAASFAVPLVLALTAFLGIPYCVVSIASSQGMYASSRPEDTGVAAGIFQTFRYIGAIGATVMIGILYAPGVNAASWSTIVPVMVGLSVVALVLAALWKGRSEVA, encoded by the coding sequence GTGACTAAACAGCGCGGAATCGGCCTCACGCTTTCTGCCTTGAGTCTGGGGACGGCGCTCAATCCGCTGAACTCGTCGATGATCGCCGTCGCACTTGTCGTGCTGCGCGGCGACTTCGATTTGAGCGTTGCCACCGTGACGTGGGTCATCACGTCGTTTTATTTGACGTCGGCGGCCGCGCAACCGCTCATGGGCCGGCTCGCCGACAGGTTCGGCCCCAAACGCCTCTTCATCATCGGCATGGCGATAGTCGCCGTCACCTGCGCGTTGGCGGGGTTTTCGCCGAACTTTCTCCTCGTGTGCATCGCCCGCGTCTTCATGGGGATCGGGACGGCGACGGCGTTCCCCAGCGCCGTGGCGATGGTCGGCGAGCTCAGTCGGATTGCAGGAGTCCATTCGACGAAGCCGCTCGGTTACATCCAGGTCGCCAACACGGCCGGCGCCGCCATCGGACCGGTCGTGGGTGGATTGCTCGTGAGCCTCGTCGGCTGGCAGGCCCTGTTCTTCATCAACGTCCCGTTGGCGCTTGCCGCACTGATCTCGGTGCAACGGCTTGCGCCGGCGGACGACGCACGCGATCACGGCACCGTGGGCGCAGCCGTGCGCGATTCGGACATTCCGGGCATCGCCACCTTCATTGCGGCGCTTGTCTCACTGATGCTGGCGGCGTTGAACCCGCTTCCGGATCTCCGCTGGATCCTGTTGGGCGTCGGAATCGCGGCAGCTGCGTTATTTACCTGGCGCGAGCTTCGGTTTTCGGGGCCGTTCCTGGACGTCCGACTGCTTGCGGCGAACCGCCCCCTGTTGACGATGTACGTGTGTTTTGCCGTGTTCAACGGCGTCTACTATTGCGCGTTCTTCGGACTCCCGCAGCTACTCCAGGAAGCGGGAGGCTACGGAGCCGGAGTTGTCGGGCTGTTGATGTTGCCGTTGGCTGCCATCTCGGTCTTTCTGACGCCGGCGGCGGTGCGCAGCATCAATCGGCGAGGCGTCAAGCCCGTGCTCGTTGCCGGCGTCATTGGACTTGGAGTCGCCTCGGCGCTGTTGTGGCTGCTTGCCGCCTCGTTCGCCGTGCCGCTGGTATTGGCGTTGACTGCGTTCCTCGGCATTCCGTACTGCGTCGTCAGCATCGCTTCGAGTCAAGGCATGTACGCGTCGTCTCGGCCCGAAGACACCGGCGTTGCCGCGGGGATCTTTCAAACGTTCCGGTATATCGGCGCGATCGGGGCGACGGTCATGATCGGCATTCTCTACGCTCCCGGCGTGAATGCCGCCAGTTGGTCGACGATCGTGCCGGTGATGGTGGGCTTGAGCGTCGTCGCGTTGGTACTCGCGGCTCTCTGGAAGGGCCGCAGTGAGGTGGCGTGA
- a CDS encoding putative RNA methyltransferase, giving the protein MSALSDVARNLACPICSRSMTEDGGSLACATGHSFDIARQGYAGLVTGAGSRISDTAAMVGARDEFLTAGHYAPIADAVVNVLREAPQPDGVRRKPVDCPPDAHRGSFVIDLAGGTGYYAARVMEAIPGGHGLVVDLSKYALRRAARVHGRVAAVAADVWNSVPVRDGAASAVLSIFGPRNPAEIARVLAPDGVLVVVTPTDRHLSELRSSLGLMAVDSRKAERLAAQLAIFEAGSAREIEYRVELSHADVFTAAMMGPNAFHRDPGEVRTRVAELPAPFPVTVSVSVRTFRRAE; this is encoded by the coding sequence GTGAGCGCATTATCGGACGTTGCGCGCAACCTGGCGTGTCCGATTTGCAGCAGGTCGATGACCGAGGACGGCGGGTCGCTGGCGTGCGCTACCGGGCATAGCTTCGATATCGCGCGGCAGGGATACGCAGGCCTTGTCACGGGGGCCGGTTCTCGTATTTCGGACACGGCGGCGATGGTCGGGGCGCGGGACGAGTTCTTGACGGCCGGCCATTACGCGCCGATTGCGGACGCCGTGGTGAACGTTCTGCGCGAGGCTCCGCAACCCGACGGCGTTCGGCGGAAGCCGGTCGACTGTCCGCCGGACGCGCATCGCGGCAGCTTCGTGATCGACCTGGCCGGCGGCACCGGGTATTACGCGGCACGGGTCATGGAGGCGATTCCCGGCGGACACGGCCTCGTCGTGGACCTGTCGAAGTACGCGCTGCGCCGTGCTGCCCGGGTACACGGCCGGGTGGCGGCAGTCGCCGCCGACGTGTGGAATTCGGTGCCGGTTCGCGATGGCGCCGCGTCCGCGGTGTTGTCGATCTTCGGGCCGCGAAATCCTGCGGAAATCGCCCGGGTGTTGGCCCCGGACGGCGTCCTCGTGGTCGTGACGCCGACGGATCGGCATTTGTCGGAATTGCGAAGCTCCCTGGGACTGATGGCCGTCGATTCCCGCAAGGCCGAACGGCTTGCCGCGCAATTGGCGATTTTCGAGGCCGGCAGCGCGCGCGAGATCGAATACCGCGTGGAGTTGTCGCACGCGGACGTTTTCACTGCCGCAATGATGGGGCCGAACGCCTTCCACCGCGATCCGGGCGAGGTCCGAACTCGAGTTGCCGAATTACCGGCGCCATTTCCCGTGACGGTGTCGGTGAGCGTGCGCACGTTCCGGCGCGCCGAATAG
- the pheS gene encoding phenylalanine--tRNA ligase subunit alpha — translation MPDGDTPVEVDPRNEAQVGAARDAAVRDFGAAESLDALKQVRTEHQGDKSPLALANRTIGSLDGSERGAAGKLVGQARAVVKKAYEERLAELQAQRDAAVLAEETIDVTLPADRRRPGYRHPLHLLQERIADHFTAIGWEIAEGPEVEAEWLNFDALNFGLDHPARQMQDTFFVDPIDAGLLLRTHTSPVQSRSLQDRGVPLYVVCPGKTFRTDELDATHTPVFHQVEGIAVDEGLTMANLKGTLDHFARSMFGPDSRTRLRPNFFPFTEPSAEMDFWFPQKRGGAGWIEWGGCGMVHPNVLRSAGIDPDRYQGFAFGMGIERTLMFQEGISDMHDIIEGDVRFSARYGVSN, via the coding sequence ATGCCCGACGGTGACACTCCTGTGGAGGTCGACCCCCGGAACGAAGCCCAGGTCGGCGCTGCGCGCGACGCGGCAGTGCGCGATTTCGGCGCCGCCGAGTCGCTCGACGCGCTCAAACAGGTCCGCACCGAACACCAAGGCGACAAATCGCCGTTGGCACTGGCGAACCGTACGATCGGCAGCCTGGACGGATCCGAACGCGGGGCGGCCGGCAAGCTTGTCGGGCAAGCTCGTGCAGTCGTGAAAAAAGCGTACGAGGAGCGCCTGGCCGAGCTGCAGGCTCAGCGCGATGCCGCAGTATTGGCCGAGGAAACCATCGACGTGACGTTGCCGGCGGATCGCCGTCGACCCGGCTACCGGCATCCGCTGCACCTTTTACAAGAGCGAATCGCGGATCACTTCACTGCCATCGGCTGGGAGATCGCCGAAGGCCCCGAGGTCGAAGCCGAATGGCTCAACTTCGATGCGCTGAACTTCGGGCTCGACCACCCGGCCCGGCAAATGCAGGATACGTTCTTCGTCGACCCGATCGATGCGGGCCTGTTGTTGCGCACACACACGTCGCCGGTGCAGTCCCGGTCATTGCAAGATCGAGGGGTGCCGCTCTACGTCGTCTGTCCGGGCAAGACGTTCCGCACCGACGAGCTCGATGCCACGCACACGCCCGTGTTCCACCAAGTCGAAGGCATCGCCGTCGACGAGGGCCTGACCATGGCGAATCTGAAGGGCACACTCGATCATTTCGCCCGGTCCATGTTCGGCCCCGACTCGCGTACGCGGCTGCGTCCGAACTTCTTCCCGTTCACCGAACCCAGCGCCGAGATGGACTTCTGGTTCCCGCAAAAGCGCGGAGGCGCCGGCTGGATCGAATGGGGCGGCTGCGGCATGGTGCACCCGAACGTGCTGCGCTCGGCGGGCATCGACCCGGACCGCTACCAAGGGTTCGCCTTCGGCATGGGCATCGAACGCACTCTCATGTTCCAAGAAGGCATCTCGGACATGCACGACATCATCGAGGGCGACGTGCGGTTCTCGGCACGATACGGGGTGAGCAACTAA